From a single Mycolicibacterium mengxianglii genomic region:
- a CDS encoding shikimate kinase encodes MAPKAVLVGMPGSGKSTIGRRLAKAMGVPLLDTDAKIVETTGRSVAEIFESEGEQGFRRIEEDVVRAALADHDGIVSLGGGAITTAGVREALAGHTVVYLEIGVAEGIRRTTGSAVRPLLAGADAGDKYRRLMSERVPLYRRAATMRVNTNRRNPGAVVRYLVTRLENPDVAKSSRRRRRRPPWRLSPSPQRRDGDAPGGTANAAPPTPATPTPATPAALAARRAEARK; translated from the coding sequence ATGGCGCCCAAGGCTGTTCTGGTGGGGATGCCGGGATCGGGCAAGTCGACGATCGGTCGGCGGCTCGCCAAGGCAATGGGCGTGCCGCTGCTGGACACCGACGCCAAGATCGTGGAGACCACCGGCCGGTCCGTGGCCGAGATCTTCGAGTCCGAGGGCGAACAGGGATTTCGCCGGATCGAAGAGGACGTGGTGCGCGCCGCGCTCGCCGACCATGACGGGATCGTTTCCCTCGGCGGCGGTGCCATCACTACTGCCGGAGTGCGTGAGGCGCTGGCCGGACACACGGTGGTGTATCTGGAAATCGGTGTCGCGGAAGGCATTCGGCGGACCACCGGGAGTGCGGTCCGGCCGTTGCTGGCAGGCGCGGATGCGGGTGACAAATACCGCCGGCTGATGAGTGAGCGGGTGCCGCTGTATCGGCGGGCGGCCACCATGCGGGTGAACACCAACCGGCGTAATCCGGGTGCGGTGGTCCGATATCTGGTCACGCGGCTGGAGAATCCCGACGTCGCCAAGTCGTCACGCCGGCGACGGCGCCGCCCGCCGTGGCGGCTCTCGCCGTCGCCGCAGCGCCGCGACGGCGACGCCCCCGGGGGCACCGCCAACGCAGCACCGCCCACCCCAG